Proteins encoded within one genomic window of Spirulina major PCC 6313:
- a CDS encoding AAA family ATPase, whose amino-acid sequence MKEELSILIKAQYPLIYLITPEEERAEQAIAKIAQADTQHQKVFVWTMTRGMTEYGQTRNTPQGNTISPEAAIQWSIQQREPGLYVFKDLHDFISGAGVKRALRDAIAAFKGTEKILILMSPIQDVPIELEKDVVVLDFPLPTTDELHQVLEQQLNRNRAKPPSADVQEKLVRATLGLTKDEAEKVYRKAYVKAQQLTDAEVEIILSEKKQLIRRNGILEYIEEDETLDAIGGLEELKHWLRQRSNAFSERARDYGLPQPKGMLILGVPGCGKSLIAKTTSRLWGLPILRLDMGRVYDGSMVGRSEANLRNALKTAESISPAILFIDELDKSFSGGSGSSDSDGGTSSRIFGSFLTWMQEKTSPVFVMATANRIERLPGEFLRKGRFDEIFFVDLPTPEERELIFKIHLCKRRTEIDRFDLSQLAKMSDGFSGAEIEQAIIAAMYEAFAQDREFTQLDIIAALKATLPLSRTMTEQVTALRDWARQRARPAAASSAEYQRLEF is encoded by the coding sequence ATGAAAGAAGAACTGAGCATTCTCATCAAAGCTCAATATCCCCTGATCTACCTCATCACTCCTGAGGAAGAGCGTGCGGAGCAGGCGATCGCTAAGATTGCCCAAGCCGACACCCAACACCAAAAAGTGTTTGTCTGGACAATGACGCGGGGCATGACCGAATACGGTCAAACGCGCAACACTCCCCAAGGCAACACCATTTCGCCGGAAGCCGCCATCCAATGGAGCATCCAGCAACGGGAACCCGGACTCTATGTGTTCAAAGACCTCCATGATTTCATCTCTGGGGCAGGGGTGAAGCGGGCGTTACGGGATGCGATCGCTGCATTCAAAGGCACCGAAAAGATCCTGATCTTGATGTCCCCGATCCAGGACGTACCCATCGAACTCGAAAAAGATGTGGTCGTATTGGATTTTCCCCTGCCCACCACAGATGAACTTCACCAGGTTTTAGAACAGCAACTGAACCGCAATCGGGCTAAACCTCCCAGCGCCGATGTCCAAGAAAAGCTCGTCCGTGCCACCTTGGGGCTCACCAAGGACGAAGCCGAAAAAGTTTATCGCAAAGCCTACGTCAAAGCCCAGCAACTCACCGATGCGGAAGTTGAAATCATCCTGTCGGAAAAGAAGCAACTGATTCGACGCAACGGCATTTTGGAATACATCGAAGAGGACGAAACCCTCGATGCGATCGGCGGGCTAGAAGAACTCAAACACTGGCTACGCCAACGCTCCAACGCCTTCAGCGAACGGGCAAGGGACTACGGCTTACCGCAGCCCAAAGGGATGTTAATTCTGGGTGTGCCCGGTTGTGGAAAATCCCTGATCGCTAAAACCACGTCGCGGTTGTGGGGCTTACCCATCCTGCGCTTGGATATGGGACGAGTCTACGATGGCTCGATGGTGGGGCGATCGGAAGCGAACCTGCGTAATGCCCTCAAAACCGCTGAATCGATTTCCCCCGCGATTCTCTTCATCGATGAGTTAGATAAGTCCTTCTCCGGTGGCAGCGGGTCGTCAGATTCCGACGGCGGTACATCAAGCCGAATCTTTGGGTCATTCCTCACCTGGATGCAGGAAAAAACGTCCCCGGTGTTTGTGATGGCGACGGCGAACCGCATTGAACGGTTACCGGGAGAATTTCTCCGCAAGGGACGATTTGATGAGATCTTCTTTGTGGATCTTCCCACCCCGGAAGAGCGGGAATTAATTTTTAAGATTCATCTGTGCAAGCGGCGCACTGAAATTGATCGCTTTGATCTCAGCCAGCTTGCGAAGATGTCCGATGGTTTTTCTGGTGCAGAGATTGAGCAGGCAATTATTGCCGCGATGTATGAGGCATTTGCCCAAGACCGCGAGTTTACCCAACTCGATATTATTGCGGCACTCAAA